The uncultured Paludibaculum sp. sequence CGACGATGTCGAGAGTGACCGGGTGGATGACCGAGTTGATGTCGAGGGTGAAAACACACGGCGCGGCCATGGCGCTGAGCGGGACGAGGACCGCGAGTGCGGCGAGCGGGAGTGTCGATGACATCCTATACCTCCCTGCCCTGAGTCTAGGACTGCACGGGGCTGGGGGGAAGGGGTGGGCGGCACAGACTGCGTCGGCGATGGCAACGTGAACGAAGCCCCGCCTGGCGGTGGCAGAACCAGACCGCCAGGCGGGGCCGTGAGGATGACTACTTCGCGACGGTGCGAGTTCGAGTCATGCTCTTGCCGCCTGAGCCGGTGACGGTCGCGGAGGCAGAGCCGGTACCGGTGCGGGTGACGTTGCGGGAGACCGTCTGACCGTTCGGCCCGGTCGCTGTGGATTCGACGCTCCCAGCGCTTCGCGTAGCGGTTCGTGACGCCGTTTGGCCGTTAGGGCCAATGACGGTTGCGCTGGTGGTGCCACCCTCGCGCGTGACGTCGCGGGAGGCCGTCTTCCCATTGGGGCCGGTGGTGCTGGAGTGCACGTCGCCGGCCTGGCGCGTGGTGGTGCGTGTGGCGGACTTGCCGTTCGGACCGGTTGCGGTGCCCGTACGGGTGCGTTGTGCCTGGGCGATCCCCAGCGAAAGCACAAGAAGTACGGCCAGTGAGATGCTTGTGGTGGTTTTCATAGGTTGCTCCTCTGATCTACTTTTCCTATCGAGAGCGGCCGCCCCGGCGGGAGCTCACAGCCCAAAGTTAAGCGGAAAGACGCCTGCTGGATGTCCAGTTTTGTCAGGAAGTGTCTGGCGCAACGCCACGACGGCTACCGGCCCCTGGAACGCAGAAGCTGGAGCAGGGACTCGCGCTCGTCATCGTCCAGGCGTCCATCGCCGTTCCTGTCAAACATCTGAAACACTCGCCTCAGACGCTGCTGATCGATGCCTTGCACGTTCGATGGCAAGTCAGCCAGTCCGAAGCCGCTGCTGAGAAGGGAGTCGAGGTACTGCAGCCTCATGGCGCGCTGGAAGCCCGGCACATCAGCCGGCGAAGGCAGAACGACACCCAGGAACGCCAGCGCCATCTCGTTCTTTGTCTCTTCTCCCCAAGTCACGCGGACGGGCGGTTGGGAGGGGTTGTGCGGATTGCTTTCCGAGTTGTCGTAGACATATTCCAGCTCGATGCGCGTGCCCTTGGGCAGGTGTACCAGTTCCTGGTAGCGGTACTGTCCCTGCCAATTGAAGTCCCAGTCCTTGATCCAGATCAGGTGTTTCGTGGTGCCATCGGGCAGGTGGGCATCCACCTTCATGTCCTTACCGAGGTAGTGAGCATGCGGCGTGATGCCATATAGATCCACATCTCTAGGGACAGCGACAGAAGCGCGAACGACGTAGTGGGCGTCACCGGGCTGAATGTCAATCCTGCGGTTGAAGAGAGTGATCGCGGCGCGGCCTTTGGTGGGCGGCCCCGAGAAGGTGAGACCCAGCGACGATCGGTCCTGCTCACGCTTGCCGGACGGGTGGTAGTGGATCTGCACCACGATGTCGGAGCTCTTGGGGATGGGCTGAGCCCACTCGGCGGGGTCGAGCGCCGGGGTGGCGCCGGGTGCCCAACCTGCGATCATTCCGCTGGGCGGGAAGCCGGGTCCGCCGAAGCAGGCATAGCTCCCGTCCTTCGAATTGGCGGCGAGTTTGCGAGCCGTGCCGGAGGAGTCGAGAAAGACCAGGGCGTGGTGGACGACGCGGGCGTTGCCCGGCCGGAACTCGACGCCGCGGACATAGACGTCGCTTTCCGCATGGCGCGGCAGCACGAAGCAGCGGTACTGGTCAGGACCGTCCGGTGCCACCTCGACAGGCTGGCCGACGGTGAGGACTTCATTGGGCTGCCCGGCCTGCCAACCACTGGCGAAGACCGGCGGTTTGGGTTTCTCCTGGGGTGCACCCTCAGGCGCGCCGGCCTTAGCCCAGGCTCGGATGGTGTCGATCTCTCGCGGGGTAAGCCGTCGCTCGTTCGCGAACGCAGGCTGACCGGGCTCGGCCTTCCAGGGCGGCATGACGCGGTTCTCGGTCACGGCCGCGATCAATTGCGCGCGCTTGGCCGCGTCCTGGTAGCTGAGCAGGGAGAACGGCGCCACCTCACCGGGCCGGTGGCAGGTGGCACACTGCCGGAAGAGGATCGGCGCAACGTCGTGATTGAATGTAGGCGCCGCCGCGGCGGCTGCCAGGGACAGTAAAGAGCTGACGCAGAGAATGGCGAAGGGTCTCATGGAAGCTTCCTCTATTCGGGATGGCTGATGGCACAACCAAACGCAGTGGTTCTGGGATGGGGGACCGGACGTCCGGCAAGCGTGGCGGTGAGGGCTTCCCGCAGTTCGAACTTCGTTGGCCGAAAGCGTGTGGTTCCGATACGCTCCACCGAGTTGTCGATGCGCCCGAGGTAGAGCAGTTGCCCGTGCGGTGAGAGGACGGCTGCTTCCGGAGTGACGGTCGCACCGGTGTAGCGGGCAAGGACCTGATGCTGGTCAAAGAGCACAGGGAAGCGGTATTCGAATTCCCGGACATGCCGGCGGGCCTCACCAGCCGGAACCGTGATGTCGCCCAGCACGGCATAGACACGTACACCCCGCGGCGCATACTCCCGCGCGATGCGGTTCATCTCCGGCACATAGCCATTGCTCAGGGGGCAATCGGTGGTGACGAAGAAGAGAACAACCGCCTTGGCTTGGGCCCATTCGCTCTCCTGATGGATGGCGCCTTCGGTGTCATAAAGAAGGAAGCGGGGCGCGGGCTGGAACAGCGCCAGACTGGCAATGAAGGTCCGTCGACTCAAAGGTTGCGTGTTGGATCGGAGCCGCATCCCAGCAGTCCTCTACTGTCGAGCTTGCCCCGAAACAGAGGCGCTGAATGCACGTTTGTGTCCGCGAAATGTCAGGATTTGTCGGGGGGAGGGGCCGACTCGACGTCAGGGCTTCCAGGGCGGCAGCAAGTGCTTCTGGATCTTTCCCAACGCGGTCCGGGGTAGTTTGTCTACCGGGATGAAAGCACGTGGAACCTTAAAGGAGGCCAGCTTCTGCCGGCACCGGTTCTCGAGGTCGGCAGCATCAAATGGAGACCGCTGCACGATGTAGGCGATGGGGATCTCCCCGCGCAGGTTGTCGGGCACACCCACCACGGCAGCCTCAGACACTTCATCCTGCTCCTGCAGGAACTCCTCAATCTCCCGCGGATAGATGTTGAAACCGCCAGAGATAATGAGATCGCTCTTCCTGCCGAGCAAGGTGTAGTAGCCATCGGCCGAGCATTCGGCCATATCTCCGGTCCGGAACCACCCATCATCGAACGCTGCCTTCGTCGCATCCTCACGGCGCCAGTAGCCGGCACAGACGTTCGGGCCGCGCAGTTGAATCTCCCCACTCACGATGCGCGCCGAGACGCCGGGAAGCGGGAGCCCTACGGTGCCCGGACGGCGCTCCCCGAAGTAGGGGTTCGAGATGTTCATGAGCGTCTCGGTCATGCCATACCGTTCGAGGATCGTGTGTCCGAATTTTGCCTTGAATTCCTCGAACACCTGAATGGGCAGCGGTGCGGAACCGGAAACGAAGAGCCGCATGAATCCGCCCACCCGCCGCGCCACCTCTTCGGGAAACTGGAGCAGACGCACGTAGACGGTGGGCACGCCGAAGAAGAGAGTTGGCCGGAACTCAAGGAACTCGTTGGCCGCCTTCTGGTGCTCAAAACGTTCGAGCAAGCGCACACGGCAGCCGCTGGTCAGCCAGCAGTGCAGGCCGTTGCCGAGCGCGTGGACGTGAAAGAGCGGGAGCGCCAGCAGGAAGCGATCGCTAGCCGAGATACCCCAGCAGGTGTTCAGATTGAGCGCGTTGACCGCGAAGTTGTTGTGCGTCAGGATGGCACCCTTCGAGGTGCCCGTGGTTCCAGAGGTGTACACAAGGGCAGCCGGGGTGTCGCCATCGAGCGCGACTTGCGGCCGGACGGCGGAGGCCTGCGTATGCAGTTCATCCACACGCCAAAGCGGCACTGTTCCGGGCATCTCCTCTGCCGCCACTACGGCCTTCGGCTCGGAATCGGCCAGAATGTGGAGGATTTCGCGCTCCCTATAGAGGATGTTGATGGGTACGAAGATCACGCCGAGTTTGACGCAGGCGAGGTAGATATCGATGAGTTCCAGGCAGTTGGAGAGATAGACGCACAACCGGTCGCCGGTCTGCAGTCCACGGGCTACGAGGAGCGCGGCCATCCTGTTACTGCGTTCGTCGATCTCACCAAACGTGTACTCGGCGCCGCTGAACTCGAGCGCCACTTCGTCACGTCGACCTAGAAACGAGAGATCAAACAACTGCGTGAGGTTCATTGCTTCTCCGTGATGGCCGAAGCCGCGCCGGCTGCCATGAGGGCGAAGGCGCCCAGGGTGAGGAAGCTCGACTGGAACTGCCCGGTCCAGTCGGCCAGGAAGCCGACGGCGGGCGCCCCGGCCAGAATCATCAGAATGCCTACCATGTTCACCAACCCCATGGCGGCTCCGGCACGACCGGGGAACAAAGCCGCGGCCCGGTTGAACAAGCCCGCATAGGGTAATCCGCAGCCTATCCCAAGCACGACGATGGATGCCAGTGTCAGTTCGATCCAATGTCCCCAGGCCAATGCG is a genomic window containing:
- a CDS encoding redoxin domain-containing protein, which produces MRLRSNTQPLSRRTFIASLALFQPAPRFLLYDTEGAIHQESEWAQAKAVVLFFVTTDCPLSNGYVPEMNRIAREYAPRGVRVYAVLGDITVPAGEARRHVREFEYRFPVLFDQHQVLARYTGATVTPEAAVLSPHGQLLYLGRIDNSVERIGTTRFRPTKFELREALTATLAGRPVPHPRTTAFGCAISHPE
- a CDS encoding AMP-binding protein — encoded protein: MNLTQLFDLSFLGRRDEVALEFSGAEYTFGEIDERSNRMAALLVARGLQTGDRLCVYLSNCLELIDIYLACVKLGVIFVPINILYREREILHILADSEPKAVVAAEEMPGTVPLWRVDELHTQASAVRPQVALDGDTPAALVYTSGTTGTSKGAILTHNNFAVNALNLNTCWGISASDRFLLALPLFHVHALGNGLHCWLTSGCRVRLLERFEHQKAANEFLEFRPTLFFGVPTVYVRLLQFPEEVARRVGGFMRLFVSGSAPLPIQVFEEFKAKFGHTILERYGMTETLMNISNPYFGERRPGTVGLPLPGVSARIVSGEIQLRGPNVCAGYWRREDATKAAFDDGWFRTGDMAECSADGYYTLLGRKSDLIISGGFNIYPREIEEFLQEQDEVSEAAVVGVPDNLRGEIPIAYIVQRSPFDAADLENRCRQKLASFKVPRAFIPVDKLPRTALGKIQKHLLPPWKP